The Meriones unguiculatus strain TT.TT164.6M chromosome 6, Bangor_MerUng_6.1, whole genome shotgun sequence genome has a window encoding:
- the Snapc5 gene encoding snRNA-activating protein complex subunit 5, translating to MLSRLQELRKEEETLLRLKAVLHDQLNRLKVEELALQSMISSRGGTAMPSSQPAPEQLHDMSMHVDNEASINQTTLKLSTRNPMEEEMEEEEEEESDS from the exons ATGTTGAGCCGGCtgcaggagctccgcaaggaggaGGAGACGTTGCTGCGTCTAAAGGCGGTCCTGCACGACCAACTGAACCGCCTCAAG GTTGAAGAATTGGCCCTCCAATCCATGATAAGTTCTCGAGGAGGGACTGCGATGCCTTCCTCTCAGCCGGCACCTGAGCAGCTCCATGAT ATGTCCATGCATGTAGACAATGAAGCATCAATCAACCAAACCACACTGAAGCTGAGCACAAGGAACCCTATggaggaagagatggaagaagaggaggaggaagaatctGATTCGTAA